Genomic segment of Candidatus Palauibacter australiensis:
CCCTCATGGGCGCCCCGCCGCCCCCACGCTCCGCTCCCGTGCGACGCCGCGCCGGCCAGCCACCGGACATCGTCGTGGTCGGAGCCGGAAACTTCGGGATCTGGACCGCGCTCAACCTCGTCCGGCTCGGGGCCACGGTGACCGTGCTCGACGCCTACGGCCCCGGCAACTCGCGTTCCACCTCGGGCGGAGAAACGCGCGGCGTCCGGTCCTCCTACGGGGGGCGCCCGGAGGGCTTCGTCTGGAATCGCTGGGCCAACGAGGCCATCCGCCGCTGGATCCAGTGGGATGAAGAGGGACAGGAACTCCTCCTGCCGCGCGTCTTCTACCAGACCGGCGATCTCATCCTGCGCGAGGAGATGGTCCCCTATCTGGAAGACACGATGGCCCAGTGGAACCGGCTCGGGGTCGACTACGAACTGCTCGACGTGGACGAGATCCACTACCGCTGGCCCTGGATCCGGACGGAGGAGGGCGTCTCCCTGGGCCTCCATGAACCGAACGCGGGGGTCGTGCGGGCGCGGCGGGCCATCGAATCCGTGGCAAAGCGGTTCGTGATGGAGGGAGGCGAGATCCGGATCGCGCGCGCGGCTCTCGGC
This window contains:
- a CDS encoding FAD-dependent oxidoreductase, encoding MIDRREFLKSATAGAAAAGLSLGGSSPLMGAPPPPRSAPVRRRAGQPPDIVVVGAGNFGIWTALNLVRLGATVTVLDAYGPGNSRSTSGGETRGVRSSYGGRPEGFVWNRWANEAIRRWIQWDEEGQELLLPRVFYQTGDLILREEMVPYLEDTMAQWNRLGVDYELLDVDEIHYRWPWIRTEEGVSLGLHEPNAGVVRARRAIESVAKRFVMEGGEIRIARAALGGSDGRRLNDVTLGGDESLAASTFVFAVGPWMGKTFPELFGDRIRIPVGNVFYFAVPDRRFMFPNMPSYGVPGCTGWPALGPDH